From Elaeis guineensis isolate ETL-2024a chromosome 16, EG11, whole genome shotgun sequence, a single genomic window includes:
- the LOC105032927 gene encoding casein kinase 1 isoform X2: MENVIGGKFKRGRKIGSGSFGELYLGVNMQSGEEVAIKLEPVKTKHPQLHYESKLYILLQGGSGIPHLKWFGVEGEYSVMVIDLLGPSLEDLFNYCNQKFSLKTVLMLADQLISRVEYMHSRGFLHRDIKPDNFLMGLGRKANQVYIIDYGLAKKYRDLQTHKHIPYRENKNLTGTARYASVNTHLGVEQSRRDDLESLGYVLMYFLRGSLPWQGLKAGTKKQKYDKISEKKMLTPVEVLCKSYPSEFISYFQYCRSLRFDDKPDYSYLKRLFRDLFIREGYQSDYVFDWTMLKYPQIGSNPRVRQPSGRTSAVGPSLERAEKTTGQEIHDRFSGAVEAFARRHATGSSHHGDRSKNRTDDARMSLKEAVHETEKSRPSSRNGSTSKRAVFPSSRASSSLEPGEQQVSRTSRLFSSSSSRPSSAQGVFQPGLEARSSSISRTAAVRGSRDEPLLHSFELLSIGGEKRK; the protein is encoded by the exons ATGGAGAATGTCATTGGAGGAAAGTTCAAGCGTGGGAGGAAGATTGGCAGTGGATCTTTTGGCGAGCTATATCTTG GTGTTAACATGCAGAGTGGAGAAGAAGTGGCCATAAAACTG GAACCTGTGAAAACCAAGCATCCTCAACTTCATTATGAGTCCAAGTTGTATATCCTTCTCCAGGGAGGAA GTGGGATCCCTCACCTAAAGTGGTTTGGTGTGGAGGGAGAATACAGTGTCATGGTTATCGATCTTTTGGGGCCTAGCTTGGAAGACTTGTTTAACTACTGCAACCAGAAATTCTCATTGAAAACAGTTCTCATGCTTGCCGATCAGTTG ATTAGCCGAGTTGAGTATATGCACTCAAGGGGTTTTCTCCACCGTGATATAAAACCAGATAACTTTCTTATGGGCCTAGGTCGTAAAGCAAATCAG GTTTATATCATTGATTATGGCCTGGCAAAAAAATATAGAGACCTGCAAACTCATAAGCACATACCTTACAG GGAGAATAAAAACCTCACAGGAACAGCACGATATGCAAGTGTTAACACTCATCTGGGAGTTG AGCAAAGTCGGAGAGATGATTTAGAATCTCTTGGTTATGTGCTTATGTATTTTCTAAGAGGAAG CCTTCCTTGGCAGGGTCTGAAAGCTGGCACTAAGAAACAGAAGTATGACAAAATTAGTGAAAAGAAAATGCTTACCCCAGTAGAG GTTCTATGCAAATCATATCCATCAGAATTTATATCTTACTTCCAGTATTGCCGATCCTTGCGGTTTGATGACAAGCCAGATTACTCATATTTGAAGAGGCTCTTTCGTGACCTTTTTATTCGAGAAG GCTATCAATCTGATTATGTCTTTGACTGGACCATGTTGAAATATCCTCAGATTGGTTCCAATCCTCGAGTGCGG CAACCCAGTGGAAGAACAAGTGCGGTTGGGCCATCTTTGGAGAGGGCAGAAAAAACTACAG GACAAGAAATTCATGATAGATTCTCAGGTGCAGTTGAAGCATTTGCAAGAAGACATGCTACAGGTTCTAGTCATCATGGTGACCGTTCCAAGAACAGAACAGATGATGCGCGAATGTCATTGAAGGAGGCT GTTCATGAAACAGAAAAAAGCCGACCATCTTCTCGTAATGGCAGTACATCAAAGAGGGCTGTTTTTCCGAGCAGCCGAGCAAGTTCTTCCCTTGAGCCAGGTGAGCAGCAAGTCAGTCGAACAAGCCGGCTGTTTTcaagcagcagcagccgcccATCCAGCGCCCAAGGAGTTTTTCAGCCTGGGTTGGAGGCAAGATCATCATCTATTTCCCGAACTGCAGCTGTGAGAGGATCTCGTGATGAACCTCTACTCCATAGCTTTGAACTCCTCTCTATCGGTGGGGAGAAGAGGAAGTAG
- the LOC105032927 gene encoding casein kinase 1 isoform X1 produces MENVIGGKFKRGRKIGSGSFGELYLGVNMQSGEEVAIKLEPVKTKHPQLHYESKLYILLQGGSGIPHLKWFGVEGEYSVMVIDLLGPSLEDLFNYCNQKFSLKTVLMLADQLISRVEYMHSRGFLHRDIKPDNFLMGLGRKANQVYIIDYGLAKKYRDLQTHKHIPYRENKNLTGTARYASVNTHLGVEQSRRDDLESLGYVLMYFLRGSLPWQGLKAGTKKQKYDKISEKKMLTPVEVLCKSYPSEFISYFQYCRSLRFDDKPDYSYLKRLFRDLFIREGYQSDYVFDWTMLKYPQIGSNPRVRQPSGRTSAVGPSLERAEKTTAGQEIHDRFSGAVEAFARRHATGSSHHGDRSKNRTDDARMSLKEAVHETEKSRPSSRNGSTSKRAVFPSSRASSSLEPGEQQVSRTSRLFSSSSSRPSSAQGVFQPGLEARSSSISRTAAVRGSRDEPLLHSFELLSIGGEKRK; encoded by the exons ATGGAGAATGTCATTGGAGGAAAGTTCAAGCGTGGGAGGAAGATTGGCAGTGGATCTTTTGGCGAGCTATATCTTG GTGTTAACATGCAGAGTGGAGAAGAAGTGGCCATAAAACTG GAACCTGTGAAAACCAAGCATCCTCAACTTCATTATGAGTCCAAGTTGTATATCCTTCTCCAGGGAGGAA GTGGGATCCCTCACCTAAAGTGGTTTGGTGTGGAGGGAGAATACAGTGTCATGGTTATCGATCTTTTGGGGCCTAGCTTGGAAGACTTGTTTAACTACTGCAACCAGAAATTCTCATTGAAAACAGTTCTCATGCTTGCCGATCAGTTG ATTAGCCGAGTTGAGTATATGCACTCAAGGGGTTTTCTCCACCGTGATATAAAACCAGATAACTTTCTTATGGGCCTAGGTCGTAAAGCAAATCAG GTTTATATCATTGATTATGGCCTGGCAAAAAAATATAGAGACCTGCAAACTCATAAGCACATACCTTACAG GGAGAATAAAAACCTCACAGGAACAGCACGATATGCAAGTGTTAACACTCATCTGGGAGTTG AGCAAAGTCGGAGAGATGATTTAGAATCTCTTGGTTATGTGCTTATGTATTTTCTAAGAGGAAG CCTTCCTTGGCAGGGTCTGAAAGCTGGCACTAAGAAACAGAAGTATGACAAAATTAGTGAAAAGAAAATGCTTACCCCAGTAGAG GTTCTATGCAAATCATATCCATCAGAATTTATATCTTACTTCCAGTATTGCCGATCCTTGCGGTTTGATGACAAGCCAGATTACTCATATTTGAAGAGGCTCTTTCGTGACCTTTTTATTCGAGAAG GCTATCAATCTGATTATGTCTTTGACTGGACCATGTTGAAATATCCTCAGATTGGTTCCAATCCTCGAGTGCGG CAACCCAGTGGAAGAACAAGTGCGGTTGGGCCATCTTTGGAGAGGGCAGAAAAAACTACAG CAGGACAAGAAATTCATGATAGATTCTCAGGTGCAGTTGAAGCATTTGCAAGAAGACATGCTACAGGTTCTAGTCATCATGGTGACCGTTCCAAGAACAGAACAGATGATGCGCGAATGTCATTGAAGGAGGCT GTTCATGAAACAGAAAAAAGCCGACCATCTTCTCGTAATGGCAGTACATCAAAGAGGGCTGTTTTTCCGAGCAGCCGAGCAAGTTCTTCCCTTGAGCCAGGTGAGCAGCAAGTCAGTCGAACAAGCCGGCTGTTTTcaagcagcagcagccgcccATCCAGCGCCCAAGGAGTTTTTCAGCCTGGGTTGGAGGCAAGATCATCATCTATTTCCCGAACTGCAGCTGTGAGAGGATCTCGTGATGAACCTCTACTCCATAGCTTTGAACTCCTCTCTATCGGTGGGGAGAAGAGGAAGTAG